The following coding sequences are from one Nicotiana tomentosiformis chromosome 3, ASM39032v3, whole genome shotgun sequence window:
- the LOC138906929 gene encoding uncharacterized protein, whose translation MAKTSKAVPQKEKASSSRPSGDKAPVEPPPYEYVPGPCTLKIYFKVENPSSVPGRCVTKDAVLRPPSGEERTKSPVPKPGKDKKRKAASQSKEPKPKIRRVKRKAIALLMDSVQRLREEEEEENASALVVRSAKAIEITRSSEPMIATPAISKFRADLSQCEIELQKVSGERDALRLLCGQKDEVIKDLQEDLAKAREEEAELDKQVSLVLLEYGFDQTVEADPSLSQLQQKVEKIGLLREEVDQIKAEYDRWKETIDRLAAEKETILAKLLSADVQLRNVKQKGSAQAKRIGELEARLAEAKAEVESSKVMADKSIAVYRADAEAAQTEARKAADAADT comes from the exons atggccaaaacttcgaAAGCTGTGCCTCaaaaggagaaagcttcctcatcacggccgtccggcgacaaggcgccggtggagccgcctccctacgagtatgttcccggcccgtgCACTTTGAAAATCTATTTTAAAGTCGAAAATCCTTCGTCGGTtccgggccgat gcgtaaccaaggatgccgttttgaggcctcCGAGTGGTGAGGaaagaaccaagtccccggtcccgaaacCGGGGAAAGATAAAAAGCGAAAGGCTGCCTCTCAGTCTAAGGAACCCAAGCCCAAAATTCGAAGAGTGAAGAGGAAAGCAATCGCTCTTTtgatggactcggtccaacgactgagggaagaagaagaagaagaaaatgcttCGGCTTTGGTGGTTCGATCTGCAAAAGCTATCGAGATCACCAGATCTTCTGAGCCGATGATAGCCACACCG gccattagcaagtttcgagctgacctcagccagtgtgagaTCGAGCTTCAGAaagtctcgggggagagagatgcttTGAGGCTTCTCTGCGGCCAAAAGGATGaggttataaaggacctccaagaagatttggctaaggctcgagaggaagaggccgaactagataagcaggtgagccttgttctgttagagtatgggtttgatCAAACTGTGGAAGCTgacccttcgttatctcagctgcagcaaaaagtGGAAAAGATTGGATTGCttcgggaagaagttgatcaaatcAAAGCCGAATatgatcggtggaaggagactatcgaccgtcTGGCTGCAGAAAAGGAAActatcttggccaaattattatcggccgatgttcagcttcgaaacgtTAAGCAAAAAGGCTCGGCTCAGGCTAAGAGGATCGGGGAGCTTGAAGcaaggcttgctgaggccaaggcggaggtcGAATCATCGAAAGTCATGGCAGACAAGTCTATTGCTGTTTATCGggccgatgccgaggctgctcaaacGGAGGCAAGAAAGGCAGCGGATGCTGCCGACActtga